A single Candoia aspera isolate rCanAsp1 chromosome 5, rCanAsp1.hap2, whole genome shotgun sequence DNA region contains:
- the FILIP1L gene encoding filamin A-interacting protein 1-like isoform X2: protein MGELDKLVEKHKETHRRMLEQLLMVEKSHRQTLYDLEDEKRKHAEYMEKSDEFTNLLEQEQERLKKLIEQDAVYQAKREKENCMKINKLKEELTKLKSFTLMVVDEQQRLTEELSQQTQQIQDLTTTAEQAHEKLSIAESKAQEQEQKALRLEEEHQAQIRKISQEQEARMAKLTNEESQNRQLHLKLTVLSRQIDELEETNKSLRKAEEELQDLREKINRGECGNSTLMSEVEVLRKRVLEMEGKDEELIKLEEQCRELHKRLEKEATQSKNFKVEVDKLNKRIMELEKLEDAFSKSKQECCSLKCNLEKEKMLTKQLSQELDGLKARIGELETTENKLEKTEFTLKEDLSKLKSLTVMLVDERKTMNEKIKQTEEKVQTANLHLQLEQKKVMSVTEKLIEESKKALKFKNDAEEKMSNLTRERDELKNKLKTEEEKGNDLSSRMNLLRKKLQSLEAIEKEFLKNKLKETTKPNPTFQQENNKIKELIQEIEKLKHKLKEMKAIEDDLMKTEDEFESLERRYVNEQDKARFLSEELEIVKRELARYKLAEKTECNHEQRLFRKLKEETAKSGHLSREVDALKEKIHEYMATEDLICRLREDHRILQKKLTHQENKNKELGREMETLNKELERYRRFSKSLRPSLNGRRISDLQVASKEVQTELVDSEPPDYKSLVPLERAVINGHLYEESDNEDDDDDDDDDEPMVSFKCNSSVANNSKLWIPWMKSKESHIQNGRIYAKQNGNCIQPRNLVLSHTPGQPLHIKVTPDHEQNTAMLEITSPTSESSHSFTSTAVIPNCGTSKQRITIIQNESLTPITSKVPDGYSGQEQAMAPLTMTTFARSQAPELCSSVISDRTMCPLALTSASSPEQVLSPEPLEMADKHTVFKVSPERQSSWQFQRSNSSSSNVITTEDNKIHIHLGNPYAQAIPNSVKNSNSCTPVQDNRTPNGTPSKCINKITSSITITPTATTLPRQSQITVSSVYH, encoded by the coding sequence attgAAAAAGCTAATTGAACAAGATGCAGTTTAtcaagcaaaaagagaaaaggaaaattgcatgaaaataaacaaactgaaGGAGGAGCTAACAAAACTCAAATCATTCACTTTAATGGTAGTGGATGAACAACAACGACTAACAGAAGAGCTGAGCCAGCAAACCCAACAAATCCAAGATTTAACCACCACTGCAGAACAAGCGCATGAAAAACTCTCCATCGCAGAATCAAAAGCCCAAGAACAGGAACAGAAAGCTCTCAGGTTAGAAGAAGAACATCAAGCACAAATTAGAAAGATTTCTCAAGAACAGGAAGCTAGAATGGCCAAATTAACCAATGAAGAGAGCCAAAATCGTCAGCTGCACTTAAAATTAACAGTTCTTAGTCGACAGATTGATGAACTTGAAGAAACTAACAAGTCCTTAAGAAAGGCAGAAGAAGAACTGCAAGATCTAAGGGAGAAAATCAACAGAGGGGAATGTGGAAACTCTACCCTTATGTCTGAAGTGGAGGTGCTCCGGAAAAGAGTTCTAGAGATGGAAGGAAAAGATGAGGAACTCATAAAACTGGAAGAACAATGCCGAGAACTTCATAAGAGGCTAGAAAAAGAAGCCACACAAAGTAAAAATTTTAAAGTAGAAGTTGATAAACTCAATAAGAGAATAATGGAGCTTGAGAAACTGGAGGATGCTTTCAGCAAGAGCAAGCAAGAATGTTGCTCTTTAAAATGTaacctagaaaaagaaaaaatgttaacAAAGCAGCTGTCACAGGAACTTGATGGCCTAAAAGCTCGCATAGGAGAGCTTGAAACCACTGAGAATAAATTAGAAAAAACAGAGTTCACACTTAAGGAAGATTTGTCTAAACTGAAATCATTAACTGTAATGCTTGTAGATGAGAGGAAAacaatgaatgaaaaaataaagcaaacagaAGAAAAGGTACAGACTGCAAATTTACACCTTCAGTTGGAACAAAAAAAAGTTATGTCAGTCACAGAAAAATTGATTGAAGAGAGTAAGAAagcattaaaatttaaaaatgatgctGAAGAAAAAATGTCCAACCTCACAAGGGAGAGAGatgaattgaaaaacaaactgaaaacagaggaagagaaaggaaatgatCTCTCCTCTAGGATGAATCTGCTAAGAAAAAAACTCCAATCCTTGGAAGCCatagaaaaagaatttcttaaaaataaacttaAGGAGACAACAAAACCTAACCCAACTTtccagcaagaaaacaacaagattAAAGAACTAATCCAGGAAATTGAGAAGCTGAAACATAAACTTAAAGAAATGAAGGCCATAGAAGATGATCTCATGAAAACTGAAGATGAATTTGAATCTTTAGAACGCAGATATGTTAATGAACAAGACAAAGCCAGATTTTTATCAGAGGAACTTGAGATAGTGAAGAGAGAACTGGCACGGTATAAGTTAGCAGAAAAGACAGAATGCAACCACGAGCAGAGATTATTCAGAAAACTCAAGGAAGAAACAGCTAAGTCAGGTCATCTTTCAAGGGAAGTAGATGCACTGAAAGAGAAAATTCATGAATATATGGCAACAGAAGATTTAATATGTCGTTTAAGAGAAGACCATAGAATCTTGCAAAAGAAACTTACTcaccaagaaaataaaaacaaagaattagGCAGAGAAATGGAAACCCTTAACAAAGAACTGGAGAGGTATAGGCGTTTCAGTAAAAGCCTCAGACCGAGTCTTAACGGAAGGAGAATTTCTGACTTACAAGTTGCCTCCAAAGAAGTCCAAACTGAACTAGTCGACAGTGAGCCACCTGATTACAAGAGTCTAGTTCCTTTGGAACGGGCTGTcataaatggacatttatatgAAGAGAGTgataatgaagatgatgatgatgatgatgatgatgatgaaccaaTGGTATCCTTCAAGTGCAATTCTTCTGTTGCAAATAACAGCAAACTTTGGATCCCCTGGATGAAGTCCAAAGAAAGCCACATTCAAAATGGAAGAATTTATGCCAAGCAAAATGGAAATTGTATTCAGCCTAGAAATTTAGTTTTAAGCCACACACCAGGCCAGCCTCTTCATATAAAGGTTACTCCAGACCACGAGCAAAACACAGCCATGCTTGAAATAACAAGCCCAACTTCAGAGAGTTCTCACTCCTTTACTAGTACAGCTGTGATACCCAATTGTGGCACATCAAAGCAAAGAATAACTATAATTCAAAATGAATCTTTAACTCCTATAACATCTAAAGTACCTGATGGCTACTCAGGTCAAGAGCAAGCCATGGCACCTCTTACTATGACCACTTTTGCTAGATCTCAAGCACCTGAATTATGTAGTTCTGTAATATCTGACAGAACAATGTGTCCTTTGGCTTTGACAAGTGCAAGTTCCCCTGAGCAGGTACTTTCACCAGAGCCCCTGGAAATGGCTGACAAACATACTGTCTTTAAAGTATCCCCCGAAAGGCAATCATCTTGGCAGTTTCAAAGATCTAACAGTTCTAGCTCTAATGTAATAACTACTGAggataataaaatacatattcatTTAGGAAATCCTTATGCACAAGCTATACCTAATTCTGTAAAAAACAGTAACTCTTGCACTCCTGTGCAGGACAATAGAACTCCTAATGGAACACCAAGTAAATGTATCAACAAAATCACCAGCAGCATCACTATTACACCAACAGCAACTACTCTCCCCCGACAGTCACAAATTACAGTAAGTAGTGTCTACCACTGA
- the FILIP1L gene encoding filamin A-interacting protein 1-like isoform X1, with product MKINKLKEELTKLKSFTLMVVDEQQRLTEELSQQTQQIQDLTTTAEQAHEKLSIAESKAQEQEQKALRLEEEHQAQIRKISQEQEARMAKLTNEESQNRQLHLKLTVLSRQIDELEETNKSLRKAEEELQDLREKINRGECGNSTLMSEVEVLRKRVLEMEGKDEELIKLEEQCRELHKRLEKEATQSKNFKVEVDKLNKRIMELEKLEDAFSKSKQECCSLKCNLEKEKMLTKQLSQELDGLKARIGELETTENKLEKTEFTLKEDLSKLKSLTVMLVDERKTMNEKIKQTEEKVQTANLHLQLEQKKVMSVTEKLIEESKKALKFKNDAEEKMSNLTRERDELKNKLKTEEEKGNDLSSRMNLLRKKLQSLEAIEKEFLKNKLKETTKPNPTFQQENNKIKELIQEIEKLKHKLKEMKAIEDDLMKTEDEFESLERRYVNEQDKARFLSEELEIVKRELARYKLAEKTECNHEQRLFRKLKEETAKSGHLSREVDALKEKIHEYMATEDLICRLREDHRILQKKLTHQENKNKELGREMETLNKELERYRRFSKSLRPSLNGRRISDLQVASKEVQTELVDSEPPDYKSLVPLERAVINGHLYEESDNEDDDDDDDDDEPMVSFKCNSSVANNSKLWIPWMKSKESHIQNGRIYAKQNGNCIQPRNLVLSHTPGQPLHIKVTPDHEQNTAMLEITSPTSESSHSFTSTAVIPNCGTSKQRITIIQNESLTPITSKVPDGYSGQEQAMAPLTMTTFARSQAPELCSSVISDRTMCPLALTSASSPEQVLSPEPLEMADKHTVFKVSPERQSSWQFQRSNSSSSNVITTEDNKIHIHLGNPYAQAIPNSVKNSNSCTPVQDNRTPNGTPSKCINKITSSITITPTATTLPRQSQITVSSVYH from the coding sequence atgaaaataaacaaactgaaGGAGGAGCTAACAAAACTCAAATCATTCACTTTAATGGTAGTGGATGAACAACAACGACTAACAGAAGAGCTGAGCCAGCAAACCCAACAAATCCAAGATTTAACCACCACTGCAGAACAAGCGCATGAAAAACTCTCCATCGCAGAATCAAAAGCCCAAGAACAGGAACAGAAAGCTCTCAGGTTAGAAGAAGAACATCAAGCACAAATTAGAAAGATTTCTCAAGAACAGGAAGCTAGAATGGCCAAATTAACCAATGAAGAGAGCCAAAATCGTCAGCTGCACTTAAAATTAACAGTTCTTAGTCGACAGATTGATGAACTTGAAGAAACTAACAAGTCCTTAAGAAAGGCAGAAGAAGAACTGCAAGATCTAAGGGAGAAAATCAACAGAGGGGAATGTGGAAACTCTACCCTTATGTCTGAAGTGGAGGTGCTCCGGAAAAGAGTTCTAGAGATGGAAGGAAAAGATGAGGAACTCATAAAACTGGAAGAACAATGCCGAGAACTTCATAAGAGGCTAGAAAAAGAAGCCACACAAAGTAAAAATTTTAAAGTAGAAGTTGATAAACTCAATAAGAGAATAATGGAGCTTGAGAAACTGGAGGATGCTTTCAGCAAGAGCAAGCAAGAATGTTGCTCTTTAAAATGTaacctagaaaaagaaaaaatgttaacAAAGCAGCTGTCACAGGAACTTGATGGCCTAAAAGCTCGCATAGGAGAGCTTGAAACCACTGAGAATAAATTAGAAAAAACAGAGTTCACACTTAAGGAAGATTTGTCTAAACTGAAATCATTAACTGTAATGCTTGTAGATGAGAGGAAAacaatgaatgaaaaaataaagcaaacagaAGAAAAGGTACAGACTGCAAATTTACACCTTCAGTTGGAACAAAAAAAAGTTATGTCAGTCACAGAAAAATTGATTGAAGAGAGTAAGAAagcattaaaatttaaaaatgatgctGAAGAAAAAATGTCCAACCTCACAAGGGAGAGAGatgaattgaaaaacaaactgaaaacagaggaagagaaaggaaatgatCTCTCCTCTAGGATGAATCTGCTAAGAAAAAAACTCCAATCCTTGGAAGCCatagaaaaagaatttcttaaaaataaacttaAGGAGACAACAAAACCTAACCCAACTTtccagcaagaaaacaacaagattAAAGAACTAATCCAGGAAATTGAGAAGCTGAAACATAAACTTAAAGAAATGAAGGCCATAGAAGATGATCTCATGAAAACTGAAGATGAATTTGAATCTTTAGAACGCAGATATGTTAATGAACAAGACAAAGCCAGATTTTTATCAGAGGAACTTGAGATAGTGAAGAGAGAACTGGCACGGTATAAGTTAGCAGAAAAGACAGAATGCAACCACGAGCAGAGATTATTCAGAAAACTCAAGGAAGAAACAGCTAAGTCAGGTCATCTTTCAAGGGAAGTAGATGCACTGAAAGAGAAAATTCATGAATATATGGCAACAGAAGATTTAATATGTCGTTTAAGAGAAGACCATAGAATCTTGCAAAAGAAACTTACTcaccaagaaaataaaaacaaagaattagGCAGAGAAATGGAAACCCTTAACAAAGAACTGGAGAGGTATAGGCGTTTCAGTAAAAGCCTCAGACCGAGTCTTAACGGAAGGAGAATTTCTGACTTACAAGTTGCCTCCAAAGAAGTCCAAACTGAACTAGTCGACAGTGAGCCACCTGATTACAAGAGTCTAGTTCCTTTGGAACGGGCTGTcataaatggacatttatatgAAGAGAGTgataatgaagatgatgatgatgatgatgatgatgatgaaccaaTGGTATCCTTCAAGTGCAATTCTTCTGTTGCAAATAACAGCAAACTTTGGATCCCCTGGATGAAGTCCAAAGAAAGCCACATTCAAAATGGAAGAATTTATGCCAAGCAAAATGGAAATTGTATTCAGCCTAGAAATTTAGTTTTAAGCCACACACCAGGCCAGCCTCTTCATATAAAGGTTACTCCAGACCACGAGCAAAACACAGCCATGCTTGAAATAACAAGCCCAACTTCAGAGAGTTCTCACTCCTTTACTAGTACAGCTGTGATACCCAATTGTGGCACATCAAAGCAAAGAATAACTATAATTCAAAATGAATCTTTAACTCCTATAACATCTAAAGTACCTGATGGCTACTCAGGTCAAGAGCAAGCCATGGCACCTCTTACTATGACCACTTTTGCTAGATCTCAAGCACCTGAATTATGTAGTTCTGTAATATCTGACAGAACAATGTGTCCTTTGGCTTTGACAAGTGCAAGTTCCCCTGAGCAGGTACTTTCACCAGAGCCCCTGGAAATGGCTGACAAACATACTGTCTTTAAAGTATCCCCCGAAAGGCAATCATCTTGGCAGTTTCAAAGATCTAACAGTTCTAGCTCTAATGTAATAACTACTGAggataataaaatacatattcatTTAGGAAATCCTTATGCACAAGCTATACCTAATTCTGTAAAAAACAGTAACTCTTGCACTCCTGTGCAGGACAATAGAACTCCTAATGGAACACCAAGTAAATGTATCAACAAAATCACCAGCAGCATCACTATTACACCAACAGCAACTACTCTCCCCCGACAGTCACAAATTACAGTAAGTAGTGTCTACCACTGA